A segment of the Lycium ferocissimum isolate CSIRO_LF1 chromosome 10, AGI_CSIRO_Lferr_CH_V1, whole genome shotgun sequence genome:
AGTGTATTTACTCTTGGTAACCGTTTTATTGCATTCCTGTCTCTTTAGATGATACATATAATTCACTTACAATTTTAGGGgctaaatatttttaagttatgTTGCATATTTTTGTAATCATTTTAATCTAATGTTCAATGTTCTTGGTTTTATCACTCTCGAAAACATTTACCAATATCTGCAACCAGTCTGAGGCAGTGTATTGTTTACTTTTGTCAGGGTAAATTAGATGGGGCCTTATGTTGCTGGTGTTCTTGTTCCTCTGGTAGTAACTATTCTCCTCCAGAATAGAAGAAGTCGGAAAAAGCGAGGCTTGCCTGTTGATGTTGGTGGTGAACCTGGCTATGCTATCAGAAACCGTCGGTTTAGTGCACCGGTAGAAACAGCATGGGAAGGAATCACAACCCTGGCAGAGCTTTTTGAGTATTCATGCAAGAAGTACCATCACAAGAAGTTACTGGGAACTCGGAAACTGCTTTCCAGAGATATGGAAATATCTTCAGATGGAAGGTCATTTGAGAAACTTCACTTGGGTGATTATGAGTGGTTGAGTTATGGTCAGACATTTGAGATTGTGTGCAACTTTTCCTCTGGTTTGGCAGCACTTGGGCACAGAAGAGAAGAACGTGTGGCTATTTTTGCTGATACATGTGAAGAATGGTTAATTGCATTACAGGTACATAACTGAATATGCAGTCTTATGTTTGCACTGATGACCATGACATTATATATGTCATTTGTAGATTCGAGATAATACTCCAAGAGACAGTATTCTTTTTTACTAGTTTATAGACGACTAAGATTCTAGTAATATCCAAATCAtgctcataaaaaaaaattcatgacaATGACATGACATTGAGCCGATTTGTCTACACCAGAGTTGCTTCAGACGCAATGTGACAGTGGTTACTATTTATGCATCGCTTGGTGAAGAGGCCCTGTGTTACTCACTAAATCAGGTCAATTCTCTCTTGCTCTATCTCTTCctgtttctctctttttctttcactCACCAATCAGAACATGCACACAAAACAGGTTTAGTGTTTCGTGCATAAGAAAGAGATTATACTTGGAGgcttgtactagtgacaccaCCATTATGTGCCCAATTGTGGATCAAATGTAGTAATTGGAACTGTCTCAATTagtaaagaaaaacaaatgctTTTATAATGTTGGCCTGAGATGAATTTAAATGGAGAAACATGGTCCGCAATGATTCATATGGGCGGACCCGACTTGTTTGAGATTGAGATGTAGAAGTTGTTGTTTTACAGGTGATGCTAAAAATATCCCTTCCTAGTTATGATAGAAATTGAAGATCTTCTCGTGAAATAACAGGCAAATTTCAAGATTATCGACTGCACAACTTCGGGAAAAGGGATCAGTTATGGTAGAATGATAATCATATTCACTTAAACCTCGAAGTCAGTTATCAGATTGACATTTCGATACTTTTGTTTTAAATTCCGTTCTTTAAGATAGTATTGCTGTGCTggaaaacaagctatggaaacCTTAatctgatatatatgtgttcctCATTAGATATTTCTGTGTTTCATGTACTCATAGATATTATTGCTGTGCTGGAAAACAAGCTATGGAGACCTTaatctgatatatatatgtgttcctCATTAGATATTTCTGTGTTTTCATGTACTCTTTTCAAATGTTCATTTCTGCTCTTTTAGTGTTTTATCTGCTACATATTGCTTATTGTCAACTAGTTCTCTTCTCCAGACAGAGGTTACTACCGTCATTTGTGGGCAAAAGCAACTAAAGAAACTTGTAGACATTAGTGGACAACTTGATACCGTCAAACGTGTGATATGCATGGAAAATGAGATTCCATCAAGTGCCGTCGTTGCTGCAGGGAACAACTGGGAATTGAAGACATTTTCCGAGGTGGAAACACTTGGCCGAGAAAACCCAGTTGACCCAGATTTACCTCTTGCAGCTGATATTGCAGTGATCATGTATACCAGCGGAAGTACTGGTCTGCCCAAGGTTAATTCTGACACTCTCATTCGTCTGCTCCAAATTGGTGAAATACTCTGAGTTTTGACTTGGTTGGAAAAGTGCTTGTGAGCCTTAGCCGTCATTTCTTTACTCTTGTTTTAATTAAACATCTTCATGGTAAAGGTGTAGGAAATGCTAAAATGTTCACCACCTTGTACTAGCAAAATGAGATTTTCCAAGATATATTCCATTTTTTCTTCCTCGTGGACCTGGATGAGTCAAGAAATGCTCTAGGAAGAAAAAATTagagtcataacaaaattacTAACATTTTATCTGGTGCACAGGGTGTGATGATGACACACAGGAATGTTCTCGCTACAGCTTCTGCTGTTCTGAAAATTGTACCCGCTCTTGGAAGCAAGGACGTTTACTTAGCATACCTGCCGCTTGCTCATATTCTCGAGATTGCAGCAGAGGTAATGTACCCATGTTTGGCCAAATATGTTGGGTATATGATTTGTTCATGTCTTCACTTTGTctgtataaaattaaaaatctgatttttttctGCAGACCATAGTACCTGGGATTGGTGGTTCTATAGGATATGGTTCTCCTCTGACCCTTACTGATAcatcaaataagataaagaaaggAACTAAAGGAGATGCCTCTATGTTAAGGCCAACTGTGATGGCAGCTGTCCCAGCAATTCTTGATCGGGTTCGAGATGGTGTACGTAAAAAGGTATAACTGAggacttaaaatatatattttcttagtCCTTTTGGTTGCTTCTGCATACATATTACGTGTTGTTGGTACGTTAGTACGTGAAACTAACATTGGTAAAACTCAGGTAGATGCTGCAGGCGGACTATCCAAAAAGCTGTTTGATTTGGCATATTCTCGTAGACTGTCTGCAATTAATGGTAATTGGCTTGGAGCTTGGGGCTTAGAAAGACATTTCTGGAACCTCTTAGTGTTTAAGAAGGTTCAAGCAATTCAATTCAGGAGGAGCTCCTCTCTCTGGAGATACTCAGAGATTTATCAACATATGCCTTTTATCCTAAAGTCATTCACTAGTTTGATATCAAATGAAACTAATATATAAAGTTCTAATTGACCTCTTAGCATGATCCATCTCTGGAGATAGACGTGTTGTGTGATGAGTTTATCACTTCTTGCAATTAGATTGGCAGCGAGAGTTACCTTCTCAACTTCAACACTTGGTCTCCAGATTGATCTGGCTGCATATAATATCTCTTTCAACATTCTAATGCATACAGGAAATCTCACCACTTTGCACCTTTTTATTAACTGTctataaacaacaacaacaacaacaacaacaagcccgaGATAATCCCGCATGTAAGGagtacgcagacctaacccccgCCTGTGACCAAGCTGCCCCTACAAGCCATGGGCGGGTAATTTCGATAAAGGGATTCACTAGTTTGATATCAAATGAAACTAATATATAAAGTTCTAATTGACCTCTTAGCATGATCCATAGGCCATTGAGTTGATGGCCTAAGGTGTTATCTTGATAGACGTGTTGTGTGATGAGTTTATCACTTCTTGCAATTAGATTGGCAGCGAGAGTTACCTTCTCAACTTCAACACCGCCTGTTTCTTATAGTCTCCAGATTGATCTGGCTGCATATAATATCTCTTTCAACATTCTAATGCATACAGGAAATCTCACCACTTTGCACCTTTTTATTTAGCTCCGTCAACTGTCTATAAATGTAACGTACACCTTTAAAAAGTTAACTCTTCCGTCTATAAACAAAACAACGTACTAAAAAGTGGGTACTAGTTTTTGTGGCGGAAATAGGAACTTTCGTTGCTATCTTTCCGTTGAAAGTTTAATTCCTCTCCTTAGGTTATAGTTGTCACTAACTGTTCTATGTAAAGTGTCCAAAGAACACTTGTTGATATCCCTGGGAGGTTTGTTCTGCCCCTTTGGTTTTCTCTGCCGCTTACTGTTATATTATAATTGTCCAATTTTAAGAAACTAGAATGTAACAATTGTTCATGTTTGTCTATCTTCTGTTTCTAATTATgtaaatgtagtagctgataaCTTGAAAATATATATCTGCCTTACCTGTCTGCTGGATGGTAGGAAGAGAATCCTGAGAAAACCTAACCTTTAGGCTTTTAGAGTGGCCATTTCTTTTCTTGTGTTCATCTCCATTCTAATTAATAACTAGCATCGCAAATtacttgaatgatgaaattctATGGCAATTAATAAAAAGCGTGATGCTTTAATCTAGGAATCGACTTCCATCAAAACAGACATTTTATGTTGTGCGTTAAATTGATGTTTTACTAAACTCAGTGTTATCAAAGGCGCGCTTTAAGTGCGcataagccctgaagcgaggctcaaaacatgttgagcgcttcgcctcgctttatgtgcgcttcagtgtcgtcatcaaggctctaagacatacttttccttgccaatgagcctctcttgatgaggtgacactagatgattgatatttcactttatcgtaatatttttactatttctttgtccatatatttgttattcatgcttatgattattaatcttggactaaacatatatatatatatatttgtattattgTACCATTGcgctttttttcattaaagcccacgctttatttgtgctttgcgcttaaagccccagctgaccttagagcttttttgcgcttttgataacactgacTAAACTATTGTCAACAACAACAGTGGCAAATAATATGCAGCTAAACATTATAAGAAGCAATCTTCTCTTCTTGCTAGCATCTTCTTTTTTCTGCGGACTACTCATCTTACTTGGTTTATTTTCCTTAGTGCTCCAATAGGCCAAGGTTATGGTCTTACTGAGACCTGTGCTGGTGGAACATTTAGTGATTATGATGATACTTCTGTTGGACGTGTTGGTCCTCCACTCCCTTGCTCGTACATCAAGGTAAAGTAGAATAAGCAGAGTCAAAGCTTCACATTCCTCTATGCCCGTGTATAATACTATAGTCATTACTTCATTCGTCTGTCCAAATAGGAGAGAATTACCCATTTTCAGGTCAAGAATTATGCATTTCAAAATTTTAGAAAGCATTGTAGTAATCTTATTACTTACATCTCtcacatttattttttaaatcctGTGGTTTGCTTTTTATCTTTTATGTAATGCTCTTGTTCCTGTGCCTACCTTTATATGGTTTAAGTTTCAGACGGTTCCATTGTAAGTTGATAGGGTACAAGATCATCAAATCTCCGTTCTTTTCCCCCATGTTGCATTTTgatcttctttctttccaaacctTTTTCGTTGTTTAAGTCATGAGAAACTCTAACAGCTCTATAATAGCTTATGAATAAATCTTTTTAGCTTTCACCAGATAATACGCTTAATTAATTGTAGTACTTTGATCTGTAGTTGATAGATTGGGCTGAGGGTGGATATCTAACAAGTGATTCCCCAATGCCTCGAGGTGAAATTGTTATTGGTGGACCAAATGTTACCGTTGGATATTTCAAAAATGAGGAGAAGACGAAAGAAGCGTACAAGGTACTTATTGCTTTTAAATTGTATGCTCTGATGAGTATTTATATCCCTAGTGTGACTTGTCGATTTATATATTGCAATGGTTTTTTTTTGCTGTCCTAAGGTTGACGAGAGAGGAATGAGGTGGTTCCACACAGGTGACATAGGGCAATTTCATGCAGATGGTTGCCTTGAGATAGTTGACCGTAAAAAAGACATTGTTAAACTTCAGCACGGGGAATATGTTTCCTTGGGGAAGGTGCGATCTAGTATTTTATATGGTATCTTTATACTAGCATATGAAATATATGCACATTGGTAGATGAAATTCTCCTGGTTTCCCAActgtccactttttttttttttgggtttaattTACTCATGTGGGAGTTGATATGTCATGTGCAGGTCGAGGCTGTTCTCAGTGTCAGTCCGTATGTTGACAATATAATGGTGCATGCCGATCCTTTCCATAGTTATTGTGTAGCTATAGTGGTAGCTGCTCAGGCTGCTGTGGAAGACTGGGCTAGGAAGAACGAAATTAACTTTGGCAATTTTCCAGAGTTGTGTCACAAGGAAGAAACTATCCAGGAGGTGTACGCTTCCTTAGTGAAGGTATTTTCATACATGCAAAGTTATCGAGCTTCTTTCTGttttcttctcttccttttccttttacatCCCTTTATTTAAGCATAGATGATTTAGCTACTCAATAGTCTCAACGGTAATTATTAGAAATTATAGGATGGTTCAATATTGAAATATGTTATTGCACCTACTAATCAATATCGCAGTCTTCACAAGAACAGAAATCGTAACACATTCTTATAATCAAATCGTTGGTCCTCACAATGTATTATGAACTGATGCAACATTGTTTATCAATTATCACAAGTAAAGATGTCTTTTCCTATTTAACCATTTGTCTGCATCTACTTAGAGTGTAACCTTCACATTTGTGGATTAACTGCTTTTGGCATGTTTCAACATTTCTACTCCATATTTCCGGAGTTAAATCCTTTGTCGTCTAGACTGCAGTGTGATGATTATTTTGTGAATCTTTAATTCATTGAAATTGTCTTGTACAGGCAGCGAAGGCTGCTCgtttagaaaaatttgagatCCCAGGGAAGATCAAGTTGCTGGCAGAAGCATGGACTCCAGAATCTGGCCTTGTTACTGCAGCTTTGAAGCTGAAGAGGGATGCCATTAAGAAGGCCTTCTCAAATGAACTAGCTCAGTTATATTCTTCATGATTGATTATACCGAGAGAGCAACTCTTTTCTTGTTAACAAgacctccttttttttcttttttctttttccttttcttttggagaGAAGTGAAAgcagagtttttttttttttttccaataaatATTTGTAAACTATAGGCTTTTTGATATGTGATGTTTTTATTTCTGATATGCGGCATTTTTGTTTCAAGTATCCTTTTGAGCAAATGCTCCATCAGTTTACTGAGCAAAATAGAGTGAACAAAAAAGATGTACTAACCGATTGtcccaaataaagtgaaattgaaataataatGGGGTACAATATTGACTGACCAAGTTTAAGtgataaaattcacataaagaACACATTTCATGCACTCATCAAGGTAAAAtaagatgaattaattcttaAGTAATTTATGGAAATCAAATTAGATACGTTAATTGATGCACACACCaaggtaaaataaaatgaattaattttaaaagtaaGATCTTTATGAAAAGGTAAATAAGATACCTTAATTGAGATAACACGAAGGCATAACCTTAATTGAGATGACACGGAGACGCACCGAAAGAATTAAACATAACTCGCCGTACTTATTTGGTTGGGTGAATgaatttttatcattttatattccaaagttagAGGAATCGTGAATTAGTTGAGTCAATAAATATGATTGTCGAATggttaaataataaaaaggtgCAAATTTAAATTAGTGTATCGATTAAACAACAAACAGTGACAAATACTTTTGTCCACCATTTCCTAATTCCTATTCCACCCCTAGAACTTGTCTCATTTGCCAAAATGCCAAAACCGGATATGTAAGCTAGCCATGCAAACGACCATTGCCACGCGTGGCAAAGTCCTCCAGCTGTAGGAAGAGAGACACATTCATAGTCTGGAAATTCCAAGAAGGAATAGTCAGCATAACTATTTAATACAGTATacattttctttcccttttttgtttttcttttctgtcAAAGTTTCTAGTGGCTCCGTTTGCTAAGATTCTGAAACTTGTTGTTACTTGAATTATAAAAGGCATCCCAAAAATCAGAACCTCTTTATTATCTGATCTGAATAtccaagaaaaaatcaaaaactcTCTATAAATACCTAGTTAAAGTGATGCAGAAAGCCCAAGTTATTTGTTCAATATTCTTGGTTTTGTGCTTAGTTGCAGCAACCAAATCAATGGGAGATTCTGAAGAAGCAAAAGTGTATATTGTTCATACTGAGAAACCTGAAGATCAAGAACCTGAGGAGTACCATATCAAGACCTTAGCTTCTGTTCTTGGCAGGTTcatttcttttctccttcttgtgtCATTTTTCATCAATTGAATATCTGGGTTTGAGGGTTAGGTTGTATTATTTTGTGGTAGTtactgctctttttttttttttttttttgagactgCTCTATGCTGCTTTTATAGTGTTTTGCCTTAGGTTATTCGCTTTCGTTAGTTCTTTTGTACTGCTTTGAATTTGCTTGTCTTGTGCCAAGAGTCtaccggaaacaacctctttacctacctcccaaggtaggggtaaggtctacgtaAATTCTACCCTCTCCAAATCTAACTTGTGGGATTTCAttgggtgtgttgttgttgggttagGTTGTATTGATTGTGATTCTTACTAATTTCATGTTTGGACTTCTGTTTTATCAATTGAGATTTCCTTCGTGTAATTtcatttggttcaacttttttggACACAGACCCATTCCTCATTATTGTTACTTGTATTGAAAGATTGCACTTTTGTTGTTCCGATGCTTCAATTCTTGGCATCTTTTAAGGTGGGGAGAACTGAGAGTTGAAAAGGAAAGAATTTTGAACCTTACTTGAAATTCCACTGTGGCAGAAACTGATtgagaaacaaaggaaattttaacaacaaatgTACTACTATTATTTATTGGTAAGCTAGTACATTGCTTGGCGTGCTGGGCAATGTCCTAAGAAGCTATTTCAGCTAAATGAATGTTTTCCCAAGATTACATAAGCCTTCTCTATGAGAGGAgcaggaacaacaacaacaaaattaaaataacagaAAAACAGCAAGTGGAAttggactattataaggtcATTGATGATGTCTTATGAAGACACAAATCCAATttataaggggtcgtttggtttgaagaCAAGTTATGTTGGGATTAGTTATGCTAGGCTTAGTTATCCTGGTATCATTTCTTGTTGactgtttggtttgttgtattaacaataacatgcattgcataagTTCTAAGAAGTTATTTAGTTTACAAAAATACCTTCCACCTTATTTAGTAGAAAAAGGGCTTGAGGAACCTCAGGggtattttcattttcattattttattcagGAATAACTAATCCTGGTACTATGATTTCACTATACGCAGGGATAACTACTTCAAAATTCTGGTATAACTTATCCCAGgattagtaaccaaacaaggGATAAGGCAGTACTAATTTTTTATCCTAGGACAATTTAGGCTTGTCCAACACACCGAACGACCCCTCATAGTCTTGAGGCGGTGTAGTCTTCTTAAGGAATAATAAATGGAGGACATTTGTCAATGACATTAGGAAAGAGTAACACACTTGGTCTAATATTATAAAAAGAGGGATGACACAAATAGTAATAGGGGCATGTGTAAATGGCCTCTACTTTGGCCAATAACAATCTTTTGAAATAAATTATGTTTCCAACTATCCCCCACATATTTAAGAAGATTTTTGGAATTAAAGGGTAGAAAAAGGTAAGACTTGTATGATCAAAATGCAACGGGTAATGGTGTCTTTTGGACTATGAATCAAACTTAGACCGATAAATTTAACTTACTGAATTACtggtgaaatataatatttCTATGAACCAATAATTCTTATTGTAAGTCGGAGATTTTACCAATCACATTTTGACCCTCATATTTTGTTGTTCTATAACACACCGAACgacccctatatatatatatatatatatatatatatatatttgtgcgCACAATAGGCCATACGCGTGCACAACTATCCCCCACATATTTAAGAAGatttttggaattaaagagaAAAAGGCTCCACTCAATTCTATAGTGTATACTGCTTTAAATACACCATCCTTAAGGAATATGAATTCGTTAAGAGTTAATTATTGCTCCTCATAATTCATAGCAGTTCAAGCAATCTCTTTAAGTCTACAGTGTCGATGTCGACTTGTATTACCCATATGAATATACTTCATGGGA
Coding sequences within it:
- the LOC132034193 gene encoding LOW QUALITY PROTEIN: long chain acyl-CoA synthetase 9, chloroplastic-like (The sequence of the model RefSeq protein was modified relative to this genomic sequence to represent the inferred CDS: inserted 2 bases in 1 codon); this translates as MGPYVAGVLVPLVVTILLQNRRSRKKRGLPVDVGGEPGYAIRNRRFSAPVETAWEGITTLAELFEYSCKKYHHKKLLGTRKLLSRDMEISSDGRSFEKLHLGDYEWLSYGQTFEIVCNFSSGLAALGHRREERVAIFADTCEEWLIALQSCFRRNVTVVTIYASLGEEALCYSLNQTEVTTVICGQKQLKKLVDISGQLDTVKRVICMENEIPSSAVVAAGNNWELKTFSEVETLGRENPVDPDLPLAADIAVIMYTSGSTGLPKGVMMTHRNVLATASAVLKIVPALGSKDVYLAYLPLAHILEIAAETIVPGIGGSIGYGSPLTLTDTSNKIKKGTKGDASMLRPTVMAAVPAILDRVRDGVRKKVDAAGGLSKKLFDLAYSRRLSAINGNWLGAWGLERHFWNLLVFKKVQAIQXSGGAPLSGDTQRFINICLSAPIGQGYGLTETCAGGTFSDYDDTSVGRVGPPLPCSYIKLIDWAEGGYLTSDSPMPRGEIVIGGPNVTVGYFKNEEKTKEAYKVDERGMRWFHTGDIGQFHADGCLEIVDRKKDIVKLQHGEYVSLGKVEAVLSVSPYVDNIMVHADPFHSYCVAIVVAAQAAVEDWARKNEINFGNFPELCHKEETIQEVYASLVKAAKAARLEKFEIPGKIKLLAEAWTPESGLVTAALKLKRDAIKKAFSNELAQLYSS
- the LOC132034195 gene encoding subtilisin-like protease SBT3.17 → MQKAQVICSIFLVLCLVAATKSMGDSEEAKVYIVHTEKPEDQEPEEYHIKTLASVLGSEDAAKEALIYSYKHAASGFSAKLTPEQVSELSKQPGVLQIVPSEKLHLHGTERM